The region GTTTAGAATATAGGTCACACACATGTTTTGATTTAATACTCACAGGGAACACTTTCTCTAGaagttccttgtttatgtttaacACAAAATTTGAAGATCCATACAAGTCAGCCAGTTCTGGCAGCATCTTGAAGTTCATGAAATCAGAAGACTTTGGATCACCAACTGATACTGCTTAacagaaaacagaattttcttcaaaccatcttttcatttctgatatgacaatatcaagtatattatataaacttgCTGTCAGCAAAATCTTATCTTGTTGTTCTGAATCGTAACTTTTCAGCATAGCGTCACCATCATCAGTAACGAAATAGTCTCTTACCAGAGACTGAGgtgattgatttaatttaattatggtttatttaacgatgctcacaattgcagaggttatatgagcatcgctggtgtgccagaattttgtcctgttcttttacatgccagtaaatctactgacatgagcctgtggcatTTGAGGTGatcaatgatttctttttttcttgtgcaGAGACACTGATTCCGAAAACTTCTGTCATACAAACAGCACTAGAATAAAATtcttcgaatttttctccgtttcggagctttgaaaagttttctatcattgccttaatgagggacgaacatttactaatatccatttttgaagactgaggtgcttccgataatgaatttgcaagagcaagaacatggtctaaataaaccaaataaaataaggtgtcttAATTATTGCTCTGGATTCATGGTTTATTTTTGATGTTGAgtgttttctgtaaaaaaaaaaaactaaaaattcataaatttttttGGGCCCAGGCCCACCTGGCCCACCCGTTGGCTGTGCCACTGATGAcaatttcattactttttgcactgTTGAGTAAGAATGCAATGATTATTTTTTGCACTAAAGTAAACAAGGTCTTATTTGCAGCTTGTTTCATGGACATTCTTTCAGGCTTGTGTTAGTTGTTCCAGATGTTGTCttaaaattaagtcataagtgaAATGGAGGTATCAGAAATAACAGAGAATATAGCTATGCAGAATGCtagtacaaagaaaataaaattttttgatgTACTTCTAACTCATCAAAAAGAATACAGATCATGAGTCAAATAAATTACAGAAGACGCTTGTTTAAGTGTTGAGGATTGTGATGTTCTCAGAATATTTTACTTATAGAAAGTAGtagattaatgagtgaatgaaatccAATGGCTTCCTGTGCTACATAGAATGCTCACCTGACAGGACATCATTGTAAATACTATGAGGTTAGCATAAGTTTTGGGTATTTCAGAAGTGACGCATGTATTTGCGATAAATTTAGAACCAATATATCTCAACTTGAATTAGAAATAAACAACTATAAAGATGCAACTCAGGTACACAATTTGAATAGGCAAAAACGACAGCGACTCAAAATGAACTACATAAGAGGAAAAGAGATACTTTGTATGAGGTAAAGTGTTCTGAATGTTTGGATACCTTTCAAGTCCAGAACGGTTTCGAACAAAGCGCATGATGAAGTATGCTTAATGTTGTGGTATtcctgttttgaaattttgcctgactCTATGCGTAAATTCAATATGTTCTGTGAATCCTGCTGATgacagaataacaaattttattgtgattcgatttttccatttcttagtgcatatagtgaagaaattttgtttgttggcaACATTTCCAATAAGAGGCCATTCGTACCTCAAGTGCAATAATaatgtagaatttataaaccagaagATAAGATGTGAGTTTCCTGATGACTATGTGACATGAGATTGCTAATCCTAGGAAGGAACCTGAACCATTCTTCATAGTTGATTACAAGATAGAAGAAGTACTTTATGGATGGGGAGAATTTCTGAATAGCTACTGCAAAAAGAAAGCTCTTTCGCCTAGAGGTCCATTGCAATCTACAATGTAAAATAAGATACCGTACTAAAAATATGTTCCTGATTATCATCAAGCGGATGATATGAAAGCTATATAgtgagtttctattttatttgtcaaaattattttatctttaattttatttatagcattttaatttcaaatgctaTTATACATCCAAATTAGTCTATAATAGccattttctaacattattttaattatatttcaagccactaaaaagaaatcagaagaagaacaatgcgAAAGAGTTGAAAATGTTCAACTGCTTTATATGATGACATATTTCAAGTCCTGCACTGTGACGTTGTGGTCTCAGACGTTCTGCCTAAGACTCGCATTACAGAATGcgtgctggtttgagtcctcatggggaaagaaattttctcgtgaaattttggccagtgtatgggaccggtgcccacccagtatcatgatgcatttggggagctatgattggtagcgaaatccggttgcaaaagccagctataatggctgggggatcatcatgctaaccacacggtacctccattctgattagatgatcgtccacctgtgtttcggcatgtggacgtgaggccagcaactggctggtcggtcatgagctgtagcgccaaggattattagaTTTGAAAACGGCAACATTCAATGACTTTCAAATAAAGAAGCAGTTCTGCAGTCCTGCAGTACAAGACCAAtgaaaggaaaaggagaattatattttgaaattatatataaaacgATCAAAAGCAAATTAAATGTCTGAGGTAGAAGTGGTGTTTCACTATAATGCACGCTGTATCCCATGTATCTCGAAGATTCATATTTGGAACTTGATCGTTCTTATTTTGAAGTTTAcacattgtttgtttatattgcattttccattgttgccatccaaatttagaacaaaatggcattgtataattaataagaaataatcgttctttacattccaccacgtcaatttctattatatacacatataactaaatactaaaactttaaaattattttttttttcgaaactttctgaaatggaccttgatcgttattcctgtgtacccttcaatgAGAGAATTGAAATTCCGATGATAGGATTTGGTGACACAAAGCATAGACCTATACAACAAGAGGTATGCCACCTATTTCTGAATCCTCTCATTTTTCCTGATGAGTGATGACTGGAACTTGAGAGCTCAAAATTTAGTAAACATAGCCAGTCCTAATGActgtatattttgcaaaatgttcTGAAAGGTTAAAAGTTTATATCTTCTTTCCAGAAAAAGCATTGGCACTTGTTCAGTCTTTCTCTGCGGGATGGAAACGATCTTTGGAGGAGTTGAATCGAGAGATCCTGGCTTCATTTCCCAATTTGGTGACTGGTTCCTCACTTCTGCAGTTGGCTCTCACCCAGTTGGTACAGTACTATCACCGTTTCCAAAAATTATTAACAGCAAATGCTCGTGCGCAGCTGACGAATATTCATCACATGAAGGTGGAGCTAAAGAAATACAagacaaatttctgaatatatattATGGCTGCTGTGATAGGTAAATGAGGGAACAGTTTCATGAAGAGCTTAATATATTTAAGTTAGgaatatttgactttttttaattaatatatttaaatatttgttagatctgaattgtgtatatatagtcactgtttaattaatcatatatgaacaattaatgtgttgatataatttttgttttagtgtttgaatgctagatatccattcacagTAATGTGGTTCAGatgttatttatgaattatttacaaaaatgtgaACAAGATTTAAAATTGGAATCATATCATAGTTGAGCATTCTTCTCAAATCACGTGCGACAATCATACTGCTTTTGTGGTGCTTCAGTTTGTAGAAGTTGTACCAGTTAGTGTCTGCAATGTTTGAACATGAGAGAGATAACAAGACATTAAaaatttcgtcttatttcatatgaaaaactaatcgcaagatctgtgctaaaatgcttaagcggttaaaacatgaatggGTGGGAGGGGagaacagagaatattttttaacaagatggaacaaacacgacagcctCCTCCTACATtggcaaatatcgaacttcgttGTACTTGACAAACTTGAATCAAACATAGCGCCTATAATGCACAATGCTAATACCAACTGTATTAAATGAATGTAGTGTAGCAAGTTTTTAACAACATATGCAGGATGTAAAAAGAAAGTTACAAGCCTTGGTGGTAGGTAAGTGCATACTacgtgatcatattttgttaaaggAACCCATGTCCAGAAACACTTTGTTTACATGCTAGCATCTCTGAAATGTGGAAGAAAACATAGGCAGTACAGATCACAAAAACTAGGAAAGAAGTTGAAAAGGCAATTGAAATACTGcaagtaaacattattttaatcaaCTACAGAAGATGCTCTAAATGGCTGCCACCAACTTCGATACATTTTGTGCATCTCCTGGTTATGTCATGTCGAACTCTTGGAAATATTCTTGGCATATCTCGGATGACTCCAGCTGCTACCTGAATTCGTGCCATAAGATCTTGTTGTGTCTCCATGGGAGTCTCGGTTTCCATGTACAAAGAAATCCAATGGTGTCAGGTCAGGTGAGCGAGGGGGCCAGACTTTTGGGGATGGGTCTCTGGACATGggtgcaattttaatttcaattgtctTTTTTACTGTACTTCTTTCCTAGTTTTTGTGATCCATACTGCCTATATTCTCCTCCACATTTCAGAGATGTTAGCGTGTAAACAAAGTGTTTCCAGACAtgagtttattaacaaaatatgaccaCGTAGTATGCACTTACCTACCACCGAGCCTTGTAGCATGTATTTTTTTACACCCAGTATAGTGGAGGGGTATAAGTTCATATATCCTAGCCCGTAAGATTTTAAATGAAGGAACAGCATGACTACTGAGCATGTACAGCTTATGAGTGAGAGGTGTTTTGTCTGAATCTGTGGCAGAGAGCCTGTGCAAAGTCACCATTTCAAGATGTATGACGTAACTCTGTAACTTGTCTCAGGTCGGTTCTACAACAAGTGTcctaataaacttttttgttcctaatAAGATAAAGAATAAAAAGGGTAAGGGTATATTGTTTATACCTTTCATAATTTCTGCGATATTGCTGAATGTGTGGAAACTAATTTAATTATCATCATACTCGTTGTCATCATCATTTTCAGGGATTAAGCCTTGCATGGCCAGTTCCAAATGTCATGAATTAGAATTGTTGTACCCACCTCTTCTTAAGTCGGCCAACATATCTTCTATccttataatttaatgttaatttcataatgtGGTGTTCCTGTATCTGACCTCCATATTCCTTCCAGCATTTCTGTAttggtgtatatttttatttgttgatttgCAGATATTGAGTTCTCTCCTGATATTCTTGTTCCTGTTCTTGTCTAGTAGAGTATATCCAGcaacatttcttaaaaatctaatttcttcggcctcaatttttctttccttattcttgCTTAATTCCATAATTCTGAACTTCACTTTAACTGCCATTAATTCATACAGTTTTAGTTTAGTTTCCTTTCCAGTATTCTTAAGTTATCTTTTTATTGTGCCACAcacataattaaatgtaatttcttgaATACCCCACGCACTTTTCTTTccaaaatatacaagtaaaaaatacgggTACTTGGCTTATTCTAAgtaaagttggcaacattgcccaaTTTTCCTCCTGCGGAACTCCTAAGGTGATAGTACATACCACTAACTTTTCACGTGAGTATGTCAgtattgttaacattgttaattggGATTTGAATTAGCAGTACAggtgtcagaatcaagttcaagtgtgataaatgtatagtttgtgcgtcttatattttcaattctcaAAATCAGTACCATCTTAACCAAACTCTTCAACCAGATCATAGAGGGTGATACTATTCCACCAGAATGGACCTTATCATATATAAGTACAATATACAAAGAGGAACCCAATGAATTATCGAGGTATCAATGTCTTGGCATCAGTGATAGGATACTCAGTAAAATAATCAAGATATGATTGGAGTCTTTAATACAAAATGAGATATCCAAAGAACAAGCTGGATTTACAACAGACAAGTCCTGTGTAGACCATATATTTACAATTAGACAGATGATGGAAAGAATGTTAACCAAAGGAAAAGAGATACATTTTATCTtcattgatctagaaaaggcatatgacacaGTACCAGTTAATCGACTTTGGACTGCCCTACAAAAAACTGCAGTCCCAAATCCTCTCATAGACCTCATAAGGAGAATGTATAAGTATATAGTATGTGTCAAAATGGGGGGAAAATCTATCAGCAGAATTTTGTACTACAGAAGGTTTGAGGCAAGGGTGTGGAATGTtaccaactttatttaaaatcTTCCTAGAGAATGCCTCGAAGAAATGGAATGACTCATGCAGAGGTATGGGCATCAATATTAATAACCATATGTTGCATACCTTGCTATTTGCCGACGACCAGGTAATAGTAGGACAAGATCAGTAAGATATTGAGTATATGTTCCGCAAGCTTGTAAGTGAGTATAGACTACACGAATTGAAAGTGAGTTTtatgaagacaaaatatatgGTTGTTGGAGGGAAAGGAGAGGACTTGGTTGTATATGGTGTAACAATTAAGAATGTCAGCCAGTTTAAATATTCAGGatcaattatagatagttctggtaCTTGTGAAAAGGACAATaactagaaaagagaaaaataactaGATCCTTGAATGGTATCCTTTGGAACAGAGAAATGACAAAAGCAACTAAGAAATGTATCTTGAAAACAGTGGTAGAGAGTGTCCTTATATATGGGTCAGAGTTTTTGACTTTGAATGACAGATGGAGGAAAAAGTTGGAGAGCACTGAGATGGATGGGTTACGTCGAAGTATGAGAGTGTCTCGGTTGCAGCATGTAAGAAATGATTTTATTAGAGCAGAGATGGAAGCAAGAGAAATTGTAGTAAACAGGACTGAAAAACGGATACTGCAGTGGTATGgtcatgtacaaagaatggaggAGGAGAGATGGCCCAGATGGATAATTCATTGGTCCCCCACAAGGacagaaggaaaagaggaagaactTGTTTAAGTTGGTGTGGTAGTGTGAAAAAAGTTATTAAATTCGACTTAGAAGGTGGACAGTGGAATGATAGATCCTTATGGTGAACAGGAATTAGAAGCAACCATTGAAAAGTGGATAGCTGAATTAAGAAGAAAATCAGTACCACTAAAGTATGAGATTGTGATCCTTTACTTAcagcaaaaatcttaaaatgaTCAAAGATCCGGAGGAACATGGAAATCGTAATGCATGCTAATAATGTTTCAGGATATCATGTTAAgattaaggctggtattcatagtcgacactttcgattgaagtgtcctttggaagacgcaaagtatcacttttccgttgcacagtcgacactttggtgcaaaggaacactttggatgaaagtgtagttccgaccacactttgagccgaaagtgacactttgtagaaaaatggcgtaCGTCTAGGAAGTTGTCGATTATTAGAACGTgaggaagagatggcacaatgtggacaatgtacaaaagTGCTACATTAGGGATatgcctaaagacaatcccgtggaattttataatgatatagaattttaAAAACTGTTCCAatctgataaagaaacttattgagattgcttatattttcgatgactggttgacaaaaacgaataatagaggtttgccagtgcctccaataatacagttattgactgcattaaaattctatgctacagatatgtaccatacattaatatatatatatatatatatatatatatatatatatatatatataatattatagttcagatatttctgtagtaacattcgtatatttataacctcaattcgatgaagtgatatgtaggtacatATGCCTAtataatctattttttttattactgaaacgaatttgttaacttaaataatattaaactaacttcaatctaatgtaggcataactataaattagcattgagagatctcaagtgcctgccttctaagcagattccataattactcgtatattgggtttaaaatgattttgatttttgttgactacctgtattttgagataagatttatcttgatgttgatataaccattactgttttgataccggtaatatatattttcacgccggtaagcaatacatctactgtctctagttcatgtgcagtcataacctcaccatgaaaagagatctcatactattaggcctattttattatgcattgtagaaacatttggcattcaaaatattcctgaagagcaggcaataatggaaacgagagagagaaaatggtaatagtaataataataataataataataataataataataataatagcagtagtaatgtgtttatttcattctttttttacttttattcactattcacgaaaaagacaaaaatgaaaataaaggaaaaaacacgatatatcaatgaaggagATACGTACAAAACCTAACTTAacgatataaattatatatatatatatatatatatatatatatatatatatacacaaaacttTACCTACTcaatccaacttaacctaactatataaactaatagaagatatgtacaaaatctaaccaaactatataaatcagtggaacggatacatacaaaattaaacttagcgacataaatcaatgaacaagatatgtacagaacccaatctaactatataaattaatggatcagctatgtactgtacaaaacctaacctaatttcaccagcagtatcactatttaataaaatgttacatatctgaactgactgaaataatctaaactatcgtcaacaaaactagaaactgaaataaaacaactttaaatatatattttctttctcgcgcgatcaattaggctcccaattcaaatcacaagcattgtaatttgtaggttatacgtcattaatttgttattgtttattcacttgttttgaaaggcattgtgggacttctgttaccaaccaaattgtaactctacactttgctggcgtaaagtgacactttgtgaagtgcacttcttcagtcgtctatgaataccaataatatgaaagagccactttcgtcaaaagtgttactttgcaaagtggtgatataaagtgtcgactatgaataccagcctaacaCGACAGCTGACATGTGTGCAGTGTGTGTATGCATAAGATGGGTTTGAAATGCGTCCTATTCCAGTACaaaacatgttaatttattaactgaactgtatttgtgttttaatttgtcgtgaatacattcttttcgaagttcaattttttaaatttgtgtttgttttatttttatttttttgccttTCAAAAGTGGGGTGTGCAGCTTATGCGAGGACTTgaagtattcgagaaaatatgataaatgtatttataatgtcTTCCTTGTATGGCTCTTATGGTTGTGATAAGGACACCTTTatcttacagtacgattatttagtcctggcagtcGCCAGCAGTGtgtgcctgggtcaggcgagtccatttagttatgccaagggatgtttgggttagtcagtcgcttgtcttcagagcgatcggatgtcatgtgtgcggtatagcggtatgtttctagtacagttaagcttaactgcattcctttactgaccactcactcttatctctactcctattacttcccctcttttgcctcgtcgagctgtcaggactaaataatcggtctgtacatcttttcttctttctcaatatttttcaatCTGCCATCAattaaatttttgcaaatatattattattgttattattattattattattatcatcattatcatcatcattatcataatcatcatcactactATTAAATGTTGCGTTATacctttttgtttcattataatccataatgtgattttattaaaattatcaaaagtttctttaaaatctaTAAATACCATACATGTTATGTTAAACtctgattttaattatttgattgtGAATATGCATTCTGCATAAACTCTGCATTTTCAGAATCTGTCTTGAACTTCTAAAgtagtatattaatatctattattatttccaagtaatttattttattattgtcgcatatgttttataatacaacatattatatacaaaatgctGATTCCTCTGTAGTTGTTATATTTATATCTGTGCCTTTTTTTCAGTTAGGTATATGACCGAATTTTAagatatgtttaatagatttaatgtgcggtaggcctactttaattagTTGCAAGCATATTTAATtagatcattattaatattatcggcACCAGGGAAGTCTTATAAAGTATAAACTAtttgacggattttgttcatattcagtattcacAAATCAGTTTATCTTAGAATGATGAACGTGAATTACAATCATTTTAGCAaagaaattaatagatatttatttgaaataaataatggaataaaaaGGCAGTCAACACGAAATTgactgcattttttatttttcttcttgtatgagatgaaataaataaaatagctgCCATGTTTGTCCCCagacatttttttaatgaaatattggcTTTGAATAGACTAGTTTTACACATAACAGCACTCATCAAAGGAAAGGGATCTGTACCCCATTTCTAGTAGTTAACAAGTCACAGGTATTGATGTGCATTTCAAAATTATGCACTTCTCAGAGGTTACAATCACGGTTCAGTGATGGTGGTGTCCACTTCAATTACGGAGTCCATGTAGTTTCCTATAACATGGTCGAAATTCTCCTATCTGAGGGTGTTGCAACCCTCCAAGTCTGATAATGAGCGGTACTTGTACAATTGTCTGAGCAGACTTCTGGACGTATCCCTTTAGTTTGCTCTTCTCAACTGTGTTTCCAGTTGCTCACCTTCCATCCGTAAATCTTGACGATTCTTCTCAgtcctttttatttttgttgaagtTATTGCATCCTTAGCTTATTAACCCATGTTGGCCTTCACTTTCACGCCTTCTGTCGAAAATTGTTATCATTGTTAAGAccagtaaaatatatttagtaaCAATTTGTATCACCATGGTACAGTAGATGCCCTTGATTTGGGACAATGCTCAGCtattatctgtgtgtgtgtgtgtgtgtgtatttgtgtgtGCGAGTGTGcatgcattttaaaattttaacagagctgCTGCTGTTTTAACAAAGCTAAAATGCAgtacttaaggagttaggtacagcttttttcttcaaaattcaaaatggtggcaattcactgtacagtgatgaagcatttccctctaactcataaacttgttaactttttcatgttctctcccttttattttattgctgaaacccatgtttacaatatcatgctctttcaactacagtccttaataaataatttttttttttttgtgttagaagaaaatactgatatttgaccatattttaaatgaatttatttttttatcacacaatctatcaaaggtagagaagtgattctgcatcatattgtagatatgacatgcataaatacatataaaacatttcatcacagtgttggatagtttttgagttatgagggaaacgcttcatcattgcacagtgaactgccaccattttgaattttgaagaaaaaaaatgtaaatatttttttaaaatctaaaagtatttttttcatatagcagaaggacagtgctttacatatactaattttcattattgtacaagatacagtaatggaggaaaaacatgttgaatatttccaaaatgttattgctgtaagctgtacctaaccccttaaccaaAGAAGTGAGCTGGAAGTATCCCTCAGTGCACAgatgcataatattaataaagaatgaCTGGTAGAATGCTAGTGTAATTAGGCAAACATTCcagtttaaataattttacatgcagtgtaaaaatgaaatatgaacatgAAAAAACGAATAAAGAAACCTCAATAAAAagtagtttacattttcttctaagttttcatgtaaaatttcaccCTCGggtctaggagagatggcggtgcgcaaTTTCCAATCACTATATTGAGGagtgtttttgcaaaagtcgatagatgcagaaattttctaaagtgagttacatatggatattGTATGTTTTCTATCTCCGGAATgaatctatgaaatcagatttaccaaaacttgattcatactgtatgtagagactaccaaaccttccagattttttcaaaactcgatagatcctgtcacttaatgtaatttctgtaaagtcttgatttctgcatctatcgacttttgcaaaa is a window of Periplaneta americana isolate PAMFEO1 chromosome 12, P.americana_PAMFEO1_priV1, whole genome shotgun sequence DNA encoding:
- the LOC138710201 gene encoding vacuolar protein sorting-associated protein 52 homolog → MFAYYLVYCKIMYSVKAVQRSLKEHTRDNSKEAEGFHEQFNTRSAEYVEEILSPHFGGILRFVKEGEVLVDKGQADELKNHEKKALALVQSFSAGWKRSLEELNREILASFPNLVTGSSLLQLALTQLVQYYHRFQKLLTANARAQLTNIHHMKVELKKYKTNF